CTCTTGACGCCGCGTCCCGCCGCCATGTCACGCCGACCTGGAGGGCCGGTGCTGTCGTCATCAATGGCCGGAACGCGACGCCCCGGACCTTGAAGAGGCCCACCGCCGATTCTGCCGTGAACGTGAGCCCGAGCCCGGCCGCGACCGCGCCGAGGCTGCTCTCGAGCGTCGTGGCTTCAAGCGCGACTGACAGCAAGACCCCCGAGCGATCGCACACCTCGTTCACGAGATGGTCGTGGAGCGGCGGGTCGAGGGCACGCGGGAAGAGCACGACCGGCTCGTGCGCGATGTGCTCGGCCCGGACGGCCCGCAGCCTCGCCAGTGGATGACCCTCGGGCATGGCCACGAAGACGCGCTCGCGGTGCAGCGGCCGGAAGCTGATGGCCTCTCCGTCGGGGCACGCGAGACGGACGAAGGCGACGTCGACCTGCTTGGCCTTCAGCGCCATGAGGTGTGCACCCGTGTGCCCCACGACCGTCTCCAGGGCAACGGAGGGGAACCGCTCGCGGAACGTCCGAACCGCTGTGGGCGCGTACTGCGATGCGACGGCTGCGGGATAGCCGATCCGCAGCCGCGTCGTTCCCTCACCGGCCTCTCGCGCGGCCTGCGCGGCCTGGGCGACAGCCTCATCGGCACAACGACCCTGCTCGAGGAGGACGCGACCCGCCTCGGTGAGCTCGATGCGTCGGCCACGCACAAACAACTCGACTCCGAGCTCTCGCTCAAGGGCCAGGATCTGTTGGCTGAGCGGGGGCCGGGTTATCTGGAGGCGCTCGGCCGCGCGGCCGAAGTGCAGCTCTTCGGCGACGGCGATGAAGTAGCGTAGTTGCCGGAACTCCATACCAGCCACTCGTCCCTTCGCTCGTTCTTACGTCGACATACGCCGGTGGGCAAAATGAGGCAGTGGCCGCCGCGCCGGGGCGGAGATGGAAGCTGCTGTGGACACGCTGGTCGGGCGGTTCCGCTTCCACTGGTGGCCCGGCCGGTCACGTCCTGAGCGCTCACGGACGCACCTGCCAGGCACCTACCCTTCGCGCTGTGCGGAACTGGCTCCTTAGAACGACCCGATCGCCTGGATGCTGACCGGACGCCTCACACCATACCCAAGGTGTGAACGATTGTCAAGAACGAATGTGCAACATCTGCTCAGGGCAGTTGTGCACGCGCACGGCGACGGGTATCGTGACGTGCGTCGACGGATGCGTACAAGGGTCAGAAGTCCTGGAGAGCGAGGAACCCCTTGAGAAGACCCTTCAACACCTACGAGCCGGACGAGGACGAACCCCTGGTCACTGCGGCGATCATGTACTACCAGGCACAGCGCTCCCAGGAGCAGATCGCCCGGCATCTCGGCGTCAGTCGACCGACCGTGAGCCGGCTACTCGCCCGCGCTCGGCAACTCGGGATCGTCCGAATCGAGATCGTGCCTCCCACCGCCGACCCCAGCCTCGCCAAGGACCTCGAAGAGAAATTGAAGCTTCGAGGGATCCATGTCGCCGCCGGGCTGGCCGACCCCGCCGATCCTGCACCGGTGCTGGCCGGTCGGCTCAATGACGCGCTCGCGGGCATCACCCTGCAGGCCGGCGACGTGATCGTGGTGGGATGGGGCCGCGCCATCCACAGCCTCGCGCGGTACGGGTTGACCCCGCAGCCGGGGGTCATCGTTGCTCCAGCGCTGGGCGGGAGCAACGAGGACCGACCGTGGTTCCAGCCGAACGAGATCACCCGGCAGTGGGCAGCCGCCCTCGAGGGCACCCCTCGCTACCTGCATGCTCCGGCCTTCGTCTCAGCGTCGCTCAAGCGGTCCCTGGTCCATGAGGAAGGCATCCATTCGACCCTGGGCCTGTGGGACAGGGCCACCGCCGCGCTCGTGGGGATCGGAGCCTATCCGAAGCCCGATCCTAGCCTCATCGCCGCCGGCTTTTCTGACGGCGATCCTGCGATCGCGCACGCGACAGGCGACGTGGTCGGTCGATTCTTCACCGAGGACGGGACACTGATCCACTACCCCGATGAGCCGCGGCTGCTCGCGATCAAGGCAGACCGGCTCCGACGCGTCCCGCACGTCCTCGGGATCGCCGTCGGCGCCGACAAGGCAAAGGCCATCGTGGGGGCAGCCCGAGCCGGACTCATCAACACCCTGGTCACCGACGCGGTCACGGCCCGAGCCGTAGCGGCCTTCCTCGCCTAGCGCTCGAGGAGTCGAGGGCGGCGACGTTCTCCCCAGGTAG
The sequence above is a segment of the Actinomycetes bacterium genome. Coding sequences within it:
- a CDS encoding LysR family transcriptional regulator, translating into MEFRQLRYFIAVAEELHFGRAAERLQITRPPLSQQILALERELGVELFVRGRRIELTEAGRVLLEQGRCADEAVAQAAQAAREAGEGTTRLRIGYPAAVASQYAPTAVRTFRERFPSVALETVVGHTGAHLMALKAKQVDVAFVRLACPDGEAISFRPLHRERVFVAMPEGHPLARLRAVRAEHIAHEPVVLFPRALDPPLHDHLVNEVCDRSGVLLSVALEATTLESSLGAVAAGLGLTFTAESAVGLFKVRGVAFRPLMTTAPALQVGVTWRRDAASRAVRQFLAVIDELARGARLATRDDTAYRHNGHDPDKLVQAVRDGERIES
- a CDS encoding sugar-binding domain-containing protein; the encoded protein is MRRPFNTYEPDEDEPLVTAAIMYYQAQRSQEQIARHLGVSRPTVSRLLARARQLGIVRIEIVPPTADPSLAKDLEEKLKLRGIHVAAGLADPADPAPVLAGRLNDALAGITLQAGDVIVVGWGRAIHSLARYGLTPQPGVIVAPALGGSNEDRPWFQPNEITRQWAAALEGTPRYLHAPAFVSASLKRSLVHEEGIHSTLGLWDRATAALVGIGAYPKPDPSLIAAGFSDGDPAIAHATGDVVGRFFTEDGTLIHYPDEPRLLAIKADRLRRVPHVLGIAVGADKAKAIVGAARAGLINTLVTDAVTARAVAAFLA